GGAATAAGCCCTGAACAAGCATTGTTAAATACATTAACAAAAGAAGATATTCAAAAGGCGATCGATGTTATTCCCATAGATTTTAAATCAGTCGTCATTCTAAATTTGGTTGAAGGGTTCTCTTATAAAGAGACTGCTGAAATTTTGGACATACCAATTGGCACCGTTATGTCCCGTTTGCATCGCGGGAGAAAAATTTTGCAAAAACTACTCTGGGAATATTCCTCGTCAAAAAATAGCTCTGAAAAGGGGACAAAAGAAGAATGGACTGCAAAGAAGCAGTAGAAAAACTATATCTTTACCTTGATGGAGAGATTCTCACCCCTCAAGAACGTAAAGATTTTGAAGATCACCTAAAAATTTGTCGAAAATGTTGTGAAAAGTTTGATTTTGAAAAAAACCTTTGGAATTTAATAAAATCGAAATGTCTTGATACACCTCTTCCGGCAACTTTAGTGAATAAAGTTCTTACTGTTATTAATAGCTTTTGAGGAGTATATATGGAGATCGAGAAAAAAGAAAAAAAGATTGCCATTGGTGATTTGGCAAAAACTTTTGTCGAAAGCTATAAAAAAACCAACTTAATAACCAACATAGAAAAAAAGCAATTCCCTTCACGAATTAATGTTATTCGTATAACTGAGGAATTACGTGAAATTCTTTTCCCAGGTTACATTGGTCGAACCAGTTTAAATTGGTTAAATGTTGAGTATTACGTTGGAGGAAAGTTGGATCGTCTTTTCGATGAATTGCAGTCAGAAATCGCTAAAGCTTACGGTGAAGAATACTCAAACGAATCCCTTTCAAAAGCCGAATGTATTCAGCTTTCTTGTGATCAGACACTAACTTTTTTTCAAAAAATACCCCAGATTCGAGAAATGCTTGAGGACGATGTCCAAGCGGCTTTTGATGGTGACCCAGCAGCAAAAAATACTGATGAAATTGTTTTTAGCTATCCAGGTGTGGTCGCTATCTCAATTTATAGGATGGCTCATGAATTATTGGTACAAGGGGTACCCCTGATTCCCCGGATGATGACCGAATATGCTCATAGCCTAACTGGCATCGACATTCATCCCGGTGCCAAAATCGGAAGAAGTTTTTTTATCGACCATGGCACTGGGGTAGTTATCGGCGAAACTACTGTGATTGGAGATCAGGTTAAGATTTATCAAGGAGTTACTTTGGGAGCACTTTCCTTCCCCAAAGATGAGCGGGGTAAAATTATCCGCGGCACCAAAAGACATCCCAGTTTAGAAAACAATGCAACTGTCTATGCAGGAGCCACCATCCTCGGTGGTGAAACAACTATTGGAAAAGGAAGTGTAATTGGTGGAAATGTATGGCTCACTCATTCCATTCCCTCCAATACCAAAGTAATCATTGAGGAGCCTCGGCTAAAATTTTTTGAAAATAAAAAAGCATGACCTGGCATTGGCATTTGCTGTTTTTTATAGGCTGGATCTCGGTTGGGATAATCAGTAGCTCTTTCCCCACTTTAAATATTTCTTTTCTCTTCTTTCCACTCATTCCAATTTTTTGGGTTAGTGTCCCGATTTTTTTTGCTGGAAAAGCTTTTGTTTATTCTTCTCATCATGGATCCTCTCTTTTTTCTGCCTTCATCAATGCCATTATTGGGTTTTCCCACTACCCGAAATTTCTTTGGTCTCGAAGATTAACTTTAAAGTTACCATCGAACGATATTCAAACTATTCTAAAAGAATCAGTCAATATCACCAAAGTTTCTGCGCCCGATTCGCTCTTTTGTCCCTTCTGTAACATTGAAATCCCTCAAGCGCTTCGTTTGGTATCTGGAGAAAATATAACCACCACCAAGAGGCCGATACAATGCCCACGCTGTGGATTACGTTTTGATTGTTGTCGCTATTGCCAAAACTACGAGGTGAGCGGAGGCCAAGGCTGGATGCATGAAAATTCTCGTGGCAAGTGTAAAGTTATTAAAGAAGTACAAAATATCGATACCCTTTGCGATCCTTCCATGGCCAATCGGCTTCGTGATATGGGATGGGATAGCTTATATACTGGGCTTTCAATACCTGATAATTTTACCCCGCCGGATCGCTGCCGACAGTTCATGCTTGATGGAGAAAAAGCCAAAATTGATCATATCCCTGGAATGGGAAAAATTCGGATTCTTTTAATGAAGCTTCAAAACAAATTGGACTAACCATCAAAAAATAATCAAAGCACCATAGTGATTATTCAATTTTTGATCTCTTAAAGCGGCATTCTGTCTTTAAAGGATTGGGTTTATTCCCAAACCTCCTCCTCATCGTCATCATCACGATGCATAACCGATAATGCAAAATCAAATCCAATGAGCGAAGTAATTTCAGAATTTAAAGCCTGGGTTAGTTGAAATAAACTTTTCTCTGCCTCTAAATAGGAATGAATGAGCTGGTTATTTTTTGATTTTTCATGTAAATTATTAAGCTCGGTAAAGTCGCTTTCTTCTATATCACGTTCTAAGGATATTTCCAACAATCGTTCTTGTTCATCCCTTAATAAATCCATAATTGAAGAGGCAACTTCATTTCCAAGAATCGCTGAATGGGTAATCTGGAATTGTTTATAAACGGTTGTTTGCATTATCTCTTCTGCAAATTTCCTTGATGCATTTCTTAAATCTTCGCTCAAAAGTTTTGAACTCATTTTTTAGCCTCCCTGAATAGGTTATAAAATCACAAAATGAAAGGAAAACAATAGATGTTGGGCTATTGTAACACATTGAACCAAAGAATTTTTTTAAAAAAGAAAGGTTATTGGATACAACCACATGATTTTCGAATAATAATTTCTGGTTTTAAAACTACTATCCTTTTTTCTCTTATCTTTTCTCCAGAAATTCTTTGAAGCAGGAATTCTGTAGCCATACTTCCCATGGTGTAAGCCGGTTGTTTAGCAACTGTTAGAAAAGGACAGGTATAGGAAGCCATCTCAAGATCGTCAAAAGTAACTAAAGACAAATCTCCAGGAATTTCAATATCCATCTCTCGTGCGGCGCGAATAATTCCTATAGCAATAAAATTATTACCGGCAAAAACAGCGGTAGGTTTTATATCAGAATATTGTAAAAACTTTAATGCTATCTGATAACCAAAATTCTCTTTAAATTCTCCAGAAATAATCCACTCAGGATTTTCTTTAATATTATAATCTCGAAGAGCTCGAAGATATCCCCTTACCCGATCTTGGCTCGTTGATAAAACCGGTGGCCCTGAAATAATTGCTATTTTTTGGTGATGATGAACTTCAATAAGATGTTTGGTTAAAAGAAAAGCCCCTTCCTCGCTATCTCCAACAACACTATCCCACCCATTATTTCCAGGAAAGGCACGATCAACAAGAACCAAAGGGAGATTACGATTTCTAATATCACCCAAATTATTTCCTGAACCACAGCTGGCAATGATAATCCCATCTACTCGTCGCTGGAGCATAAGATTGACATATTGCTTTTCTTTTTCAATATTTTCATCAGTATTACAAAATATTGTATTAAAACCTTTCTGAGAAGCAGTATCTTCAACTCCCCTCGCCACAGTAGTAAAAAAAGGATTCGTGATATCAGAAATGATAAGAGCTATAGTGTTGGTTTGTTTTTTAACCAGGCTTCTGGCTAAAAAATTGGGAGAATAATTCATTTCTTCGGCAATTTTATGAATCTTTTTTCGGGTTTCTTCTTTCACTAAATTTTGATTATTAAGCGCCCGAGAAACCGTTGCCGGGGAAACTCCTGCTCTTTTGGCTATATCGTATATAGTCGACAATGAAATCACCACAACATTCCAGTAGAATATTTAACAAATTGAAATATTCTTTAATTTTAAGGATTATAGCAATTTTACATTCTGATTTTTGTTCTTCGCTCATTATTATTTAATGGGATAAGTCCCTTTTTGTTTGAGCAAGTTAATCATTCGATCATACCATCGGGGGTTCACGTTTCCTGCTACTGAATGATCTGAGGCCGGCAAATATCCTCCACCTTTGGCCGCATTTAATTTATAAAGAACTTCCTTCTCAATATCCTCCCAATTGCCTTCTCCAAGTAACCGAGTATCCAACCCACCATAAAAGGCAATTCTGTCTCCATATTTTTGTTTCAGCTCAACTGGATCCATTCCTGCCTTCGCTTCTAAAGGATTATAAACATCAACCCCGGTTTCAATCAAATCTTCAAAAATAGCCAGGCTTTTCCCACAACCATGATATACTGTTATAACCCCTTGAGAATGGATATAATCGCATAATCTTTTAACACAGGGAAAAAATATTTCCCTCCAAAGAGAAGGGGAAATGAACATCCCTTTATCGTAAGCAACATCACCCCATATAAACATTCCTTGAGGGCGTGTCAACTCAATTTGACGTTCGGCAATTCCTAACATAAAATCGGTGCAACGATTGGCAAATTCTTTAACTTTTTCCGGAAACAAGGCAAGATCCATCAGTAATCCTTCGGTTCCCCTAATACGCCACATCGTTTCGTAGGGCTCACAAATGGAGCCAAATAAACAGAATTCATTCCAATTCGCTTCGACTGCTTCCATATAACTATTCAATTGACCAAACGAGTCACCACAATTGATAATGTCACAGCGTTTTTCAAAATAACGTCTTTCATCTCTCGGATCCTCAAAAACATACTTAGCAAAATCTTGAACGTTTTTCACTTCAAAATCTATAAACATTGGCATGGGATAATTAAATACTTTTTTAACCACACATCCAAAACCACTTTTAAAAAGAACGTATTCAGAGTTTTGCTCAATAACTTTACAACTCTCTACCTTCGGATCCATATTTGGAGAGATGACTTTTAGATCTAAATCGTAATATTTATAAATATCGGTATCAGGTGGTAAATCAAATTCTTGGAGCCAATTTTGGTAAAAGCTCGACCAGTAAAAATCACACAATGGGACCCGATCGGGTTCTTCTCTTAATTTTAATGCAGTCACAACCCTCTTTATTTTCTCCTCAGCCTTCTTCATTTTTTGTCCTCCTTAAAATTTTCTTTCCTATTAAGGCAGTAATGAGAAATTTTCGCCCTCATCTTTACCTTTTCCCAACAAGGGAGTAGGAACTTTGAGTCGTCCTTTCAAGAAGCTCAACGATAGATATGGTGCCTTAATGACGTAATATTATCCAACGGCTCAACTTTTTGAGACGGTAAAAGCCTCACCTGGCACCAAAGGTGTCTCCTGAGTGATGATTTCCCTGTAGGAAGGTCTCATCTTTTTGGTCTTCATTATTTTGTCTGCTCTCTAGTTCGCCTTATTGCCTATTTGTTATTAACCTCTCTCATCCGCAAGAGAAGAAGAATGAGAGAGGTTTAAGATGAGGGGGAATGCGCAAACAATCCCGAATAAACAAAAAAAGTTTGACCTATTATTTAATTGCTCCAAAAGTTAATCCTTTGATGAGTTGTTTCTGGGTAAGCAATACAAAAAAGATGGCTGGGATCAGCATAATCACCGACATGGCACACATTCCTCTCCAATCAATGGTAAACTCCTGAGTAAAATCATATAAGCCAACTGGAAAAGTTTTAGAGAGTGGTGTTCGGGTAATAACACTGGCAATTTGGAATTCATTCCAGGAAGTTAAAAAAGCAAATATTCCACTGGCGGCCAGTCCAGGAAGAGCAAGAGGAAGGTCAATACGCAGGAAGGCTTGCCAACGAGAACATCCATCTATCTGCGCTGCTTCATCGAGCGTGGAAGGAATATCTTTAAAAAATCCCTGCATCAACCAAGTTGTAAAAGGAATGGTCATGGCTGTATAAACAAGAATAAGGCCTGAAATTCGATCCAACAAACCCGTACGAGCAAAAATTACAAACAAAGGTAAGCTCACCGAAATACCTGGTATTGAGCGGGCTAACATCATACCTATAAAAAGTTGATTCCCACCCTTAAATCGAAAACGAGCAAAACTATACCCAGCAAAAGTTCCTGTTACCAAGGCTAAAAACGTGCTAAAAATTGAAGTCAAGAGAGAGTTTTTGAGATAACTATAAAAGGGAATTGACTTTTCAGTATGACTTGCCCCTAATAACTGAGCAAAAGTCTCAATACTTAAACGAGAAGGAATATAGACCGGTGGCCGAGCATTCACCTCAACTTCAGGTCGCATAGCAGTCATAATAATCCATAATACCGGAAGAAAAAAAATCAATACGAGAAAATATACTAAAAGATTATAAAATTCCTGCTTTATTTTCCTTTGTCTTTTTGAAACTGGACGAATATTGATTCCTTGGCGATCCAACATTAATAGACCTCCTGAAGGCTTTTTGATAATTGTCTGAATAAGTAGATAACGAAAGCAAACGAAACAGCTACCGTAATAAAAGACATCGCAGTTCCCATTCCAAATCTATTGTTGGTTATGGCTAAACGATGGGTATAGGTCCAAATCATTTCCGATCGATTGGCTGGTCCACCTCCGGTCATAATTCGGACCAAATCATAAGCCCTCCCAAGATCGAGGGAGCGAATAACCATGGCAATATAGATAAATGGGCTTATCAAAGGAAGGGTTATATAGCGGAACTGCTGCCAACCACTTGCTCCATCTACCGAAGCCGCCTCGAAAGGCTCAGTTGGTAAGCTCACTAATCCAGCTAGAAAAATAATAACCATAAATGGGGTGCTCATCCAAATTTCAGCAATGAGAATAGCCAACAGATTCATTGGATAATGAATGAGCCAGGGAATAATTTGATAGTCTCCAGTCAGTGAATACAAAAGATTATTGACTAAACCTACTTGATCATTAAAAAACCACTTAAATTGAAATCCGACCAAAACTGGGGCAAACATCATGGGAGCCATAATAGCAGTACGAATGACTCCTTGTCCCCGGGTTACTTTAAACATCAGTTGAGCAATAAAAAGTCCCAAAATAAATTCAACATTAACCGCTAAAGTCATGAATAGAATAGTATTCCAAAAAGCTCGCCAAAATATTTCGTCCTGAAAAAGTCGGATATAGTTTCGAAAACCAATAAACTGAGTCGACGCTGGTTTTAATAAATTCATATTGGTTAAACTTAAAGAAAAGGAATATATCATGGGGACAACAATTAACACAGCAACAACGGCAAGAGCTGGAATTATCATAAACCAAGATAAATAACGGTCGTTTTTTGATGATTTTTTTAAATCTTTTTTTAACCTAAGGTTCATTTCCTGATTCATTAAAGCCGGACACCCCCTTTAAAAACTAAAAACGGGGGGTACCCCCCCCGTTTTTATAAATTAGTCATAGTAGCCGGCTTCTTCCATAATCAATTCAACTTCTTTTGCAGCTTGATTAAGACCCTCTTCAACTTCTACATCACCCAACATAATGGCTTGGAGCTTGGGATATAAGACATTTGAGATGGGAATCCATTCAGCAACAATCGGAGGAGGTGTGAAGTCTTCGTTAATCTGAATCTGCATTATCTCAAAACGTTTCTTAATGAGTGGATCGGTTGATTTTTCTGCTTCTTGAATAAGAGTTTCAAAAACTGAGTTTCGAACTGGAATATATCCAATCTGGGCTTCGAATAACTGTGGTTCATAACTGGTGATAAACTTTATAAAGGCAACCGCTGCCTCTTTGTTTTTACTTGATTTAGTTACTGAAAAGCAATGGGCTCCTGCCCAACCACCGTGGATACCAGCATCACCTTTCGGTTGACGACTAATATCGAACTTCCCTGCCACCTTAGAAGCTTCGGGATTTTGAAAATAAGAATACCAGCCATACCATTCAGTGTACATAGCGATATTTCCATTGGCAAATGTACCAGCAACATCATCCCACAAAAAGTTAACCATACCAGGCGGCATGGCTCCCGCTTGATAAAGATCTCGAAGCATGGTTGCAACTTTGATACCTTCTGGGCTATTAAAAGCAGGTTTATAATTTTCATCGATAATCTTCCCGCCATGAGACATTAAAATATCCCAAAAGCGACCGGATAAAGCCTCTTCCTTCCCGGCAAACTGAGTCCCATAGATTTCAGGAGGTTTGGAGAGGAAGAGTGCAATTTCTTTGAATTCATCCCAAGTTTCGGGGACTTTTAATTCTTTGCCATATTTTTCTTGAAATGCTTTCTTATTTTCCGGATCGTTTAACAAATCCGTCCGGTAATGAAGGGTACTAACATCACCATGTCGCGGAATTTGCCAGATGTGTCCATCTTTTTGGCAGTATTGGAGGACTTTCTGAGAAAAATCGCTGAGTTCTTCTTGGGTAAAGTAGCCCTCTAAAGGTTCCAAGAAATCCAGGTATTGTGAAAAGAAGCTGGTATGATCCCAGCAAACGTCATAGTCAACAGTACCAGCGGCAAAATCAATTTTCATCTTTTTATCAATGTCAAAACCGTTCCCTTTATAGACAATTTCAACTTTGGCGCCGGTTAATTCTTCAAACTCAGGGATAAATTTCTCGTAAATTTTTTCGTAGTCTCCCCCACCAATAAAACAAGCCTTAATCGTCGTCCCATCAAATCGTCCTAATTCAAAACCGAATACTGTACTGGTCGACAAAACCAAAAGTAAAACCATCCCCACAAAAAGTAACCTCTTCAAGGTTTTTCCCTCCCTTATACAAATTATAAATCTTTCCTAACCTTTTAAAGACCAATCTCTGAATAAAACTCCTATCACCACCTTTCTAAAAATTGTAACCGATTTCATCTTATCATTGCCCTGCATTAATTGTCAACAAGTCCAAAACGCCTTCTAAACCGTGGTTCAATTATATATATATCATTTAAAAATATTTGAGATTTAACTCTTTAAAAAAGGCATTTTAACCTTGTGATAGAGAATTTTATTAAAAACCTTTTTTTATTATAAGAGTTTGAAATTTGACATTTAGGAGGTAAAAGCGATAATATTGATGAAATCGGTTGCTTTTTACATCTTGAATAAAGGAGGAATAGTTATGAGTAAAATTGGTGTCATTACTTTTTCCGATGGTCGCCCTCATGTTCACCAGGAATTATTAGCAATGAATTTAAAATTCCAGGAGAACTTGGTAAAAAAACTTCAACAAGAAGGCCATGAAGTCATTATTGCCGATGAGCCTCCTTGGACCAATCAGCTGGCAGTTTCAGCCGGGAAAAAAATGCAGCTTGCTGGAGTTGATTGTACAATTTTTAATTATGCCATTTGGGCTTGGCCTCATTTTACCGTTTTAGCAGCTCAGTTTGCTCCTGGTCCCTTTCTCTGCCTATCAAATATTAATCCTGGATATCCAGGTTTAGTCGGTATGATGGCCAGCTCTGGTGCATTGGACAATGTTGGCATTCCTTATACCCGGGTTTCAGGTGATTTAAACCAGGAATCAACCTTTAAAAAGGTAAACTGTTTTATTAAAGCTGCTACCTGTTTAAAACAAATTCGTGGTGAAACCTTTGGGTGTTTTGGAGGACGTCCAATGGGAATGTATACTGCTACCTCCGGAACCGATTCTTGGATGAAAGTATTCGGAATTGATACCGAACATATCGATCAATGGGAAATAGTTCGGCGTTCAGAATTCTTGCTGGCTCAAAACCCGAAAAAAATTGAACAAGCCTTCCAATGGTGTGAAAAAAATATCGGCTCGATTCAATATGATGGGAAACAATTAACCCCAGAAATTTTAAAAAAGCAAATCGCTTCCTATTATGCAGTTAAAGAATTATGTCAAGAAATGCATTTAGATTTTTGTGGAATCAAGGGTCAACCTGAGCTCACTAATAATTTTTGTACTATGGATGTCGCTGAAGCTTTTATGAATGACCCCTATGATTTCGATGGACCCAAAGAACCTATAGTATGCTCTACCGAAGCAGATATGGACGCAGCTTTAACCATGGAGATCTTTAAAAAATTGGCCAAAACCCCGGTTCTATTTGCCGATGTTCGTCATTGGCATGATGATTATAAAATTCTGGACTTGTGTAACTCTGGTGAGCACGCCACCTACTTTGCTGGAGCCAGCTTCGATTATCGCGATAATCTTCCTCGAGTTTCATTGCTTCCTGAAAGTTTCTATTTCCAAGCTGGTGGTGCTGCGGTTCACCATCTTGCCCATCCAGGAAAAGTCACCCTGGCTCGATTAGGAAGAAAAAATGGAAATTACTGGATGGCCATTTTAACTGGGGAGTTTCTCCAGTTTGATAAAAAAACCAACCAAGAAATCATGGCTCGAACTCAAGCTGAATGGCCTCATGCATTTTGTAAACTTGATACGAGTATTGAGCGTTTTATTGAAAAGTTTCCCTGCAACCACATCCATGGAGTATATGGTCATTATGTTGAAGAGCTCAAAATGGTTTGTGAGTTTCTTGGTATTCAATGGGAAATCATTTAGCTCAAATCTATATTTTTTAAAAAAGAGCGGGTTCAATAAAAAATCCCGCTCTTTTTTAAAAATTGATACCAACCTTACAATTCCGGCCCAAAGTGTTTTAGTATTACCAGCATACCATTTTCACTTTGATTGGTAATGGTTATTCCTTCCCGGGCAGCCTTTTGGGTTACAAACAATTCGTCGCTGGTCATTTCTCCAAAACGAATTAAGCTTGGAGCATCGATAGATAACGATCCAAACTGACCATGACCCTCAATAGTAATTAAACCATAAGCCCCTTCATCTTTGATGGTAACCGTTTTTCCGGGAAACACTCTTAACTCTTTAGCTGAGAAATCGCTGGATTTATAAGATATCCAATATTCCTCATAACCTTCAGATTTCATTTCTTCCACTGGTTTGACTAGCTTGGGTTCGGCAAATCGGTTTTGATAAAAATCTGGATCAACATTCAAATCCCAATTTATCAAGCTAACGATATAATCAAGATCATTCTTATGCTCTTCGGGAACATTTTTTGTCAATAACTCCCAGGGTGTTGGAACGTCCCATACCAATGATTGGAACATAGCAAAAACATCCGAACTTCTCTGGGGTTCATAGGTTAACAAAGAGCCAGGCGCATGAAGAACACCAGGGGGGACATCCCACCCAGTTCCAGGTTTAAGTTTATATGCCCGAGACAAATACAAAATTCCATTATCACCTTTATTCCAATTTTCTAA
This is a stretch of genomic DNA from Candidatus Atribacteria bacterium ADurb.Bin276. It encodes these proteins:
- the rshA gene encoding Anti-sigma factor RshA, giving the protein MDCKEAVEKLYLYLDGEILTPQERKDFEDHLKICRKCCEKFDFEKNLWNLIKSKCLDTPLPATLVNKVLTVINSF
- the cysE gene encoding Serine acetyltransferase, whose translation is MEIEKKEKKIAIGDLAKTFVESYKKTNLITNIEKKQFPSRINVIRITEELREILFPGYIGRTSLNWLNVEYYVGGKLDRLFDELQSEIAKAYGEEYSNESLSKAECIQLSCDQTLTFFQKIPQIREMLEDDVQAAFDGDPAAKNTDEIVFSYPGVVAISIYRMAHELLVQGVPLIPRMMTEYAHSLTGIDIHPGAKIGRSFFIDHGTGVVIGETTVIGDQVKIYQGVTLGALSFPKDERGKIIRGTKRHPSLENNATVYAGATILGGETTIGKGSVIGGNVWLTHSIPSNTKVIIEEPRLKFFENKKA
- the purR_2 gene encoding HTH-type transcriptional repressor PurR, yielding MVISLSTIYDIAKRAGVSPATVSRALNNQNLVKEETRKKIHKIAEEMNYSPNFLARSLVKKQTNTIALIISDITNPFFTTVARGVEDTASQKGFNTIFCNTDENIEKEKQYVNLMLQRRVDGIIIASCGSGNNLGDIRNRNLPLVLVDRAFPGNNGWDSVVGDSEEGAFLLTKHLIEVHHHQKIAIISGPPVLSTSQDRVRGYLRALRDYNIKENPEWIISGEFKENFGYQIALKFLQYSDIKPTAVFAGNNFIAIGIIRAAREMDIEIPGDLSLVTFDDLEMASYTCPFLTVAKQPAYTMGSMATEFLLQRISGEKIREKRIVVLKPEIIIRKSCGCIQ
- a CDS encoding methylcobalamin:coenzyme M methyltransferase yields the protein MKKAEEKIKRVVTALKLREEPDRVPLCDFYWSSFYQNWLQEFDLPPDTDIYKYYDLDLKVISPNMDPKVESCKVIEQNSEYVLFKSGFGCVVKKVFNYPMPMFIDFEVKNVQDFAKYVFEDPRDERRYFEKRCDIINCGDSFGQLNSYMEAVEANWNEFCLFGSICEPYETMWRIRGTEGLLMDLALFPEKVKEFANRCTDFMLGIAERQIELTRPQGMFIWGDVAYDKGMFISPSLWREIFFPCVKRLCDYIHSQGVITVYHGCGKSLAIFEDLIETGVDVYNPLEAKAGMDPVELKQKYGDRIAFYGGLDTRLLGEGNWEDIEKEVLYKLNAAKGGGYLPASDHSVAGNVNPRWYDRMINLLKQKGTYPIK
- the sugB_20 gene encoding Trehalose transport system permease protein SugB, whose product is MLDRQGINIRPVSKRQRKIKQEFYNLLVYFLVLIFFLPVLWIIMTAMRPEVEVNARPPVYIPSRLSIETFAQLLGASHTEKSIPFYSYLKNSLLTSIFSTFLALVTGTFAGYSFARFRFKGGNQLFIGMMLARSIPGISVSLPLFVIFARTGLLDRISGLILVYTAMTIPFTTWLMQGFFKDIPSTLDEAAQIDGCSRWQAFLRIDLPLALPGLAASGIFAFLTSWNEFQIASVITRTPLSKTFPVGLYDFTQEFTIDWRGMCAMSVIMLIPAIFFVLLTQKQLIKGLTFGAIK
- the sugA_15 gene encoding Trehalose transport system permease protein SugA gives rise to the protein MNQEMNLRLKKDLKKSSKNDRYLSWFMIIPALAVVAVLIVVPMIYSFSLSLTNMNLLKPASTQFIGFRNYIRLFQDEIFWRAFWNTILFMTLAVNVEFILGLFIAQLMFKVTRGQGVIRTAIMAPMMFAPVLVGFQFKWFFNDQVGLVNNLLYSLTGDYQIIPWLIHYPMNLLAILIAEIWMSTPFMVIIFLAGLVSLPTEPFEAASVDGASGWQQFRYITLPLISPFIYIAMVIRSLDLGRAYDLVRIMTGGGPANRSEMIWTYTHRLAITNNRFGMGTAMSFITVAVSFAFVIYLFRQLSKSLQEVY
- a CDS encoding putative ABC transporter-binding protein precursor, with the translated sequence MKRLLFVGMVLLLVLSTSTVFGFELGRFDGTTIKACFIGGGDYEKIYEKFIPEFEELTGAKVEIVYKGNGFDIDKKMKIDFAAGTVDYDVCWDHTSFFSQYLDFLEPLEGYFTQEELSDFSQKVLQYCQKDGHIWQIPRHGDVSTLHYRTDLLNDPENKKAFQEKYGKELKVPETWDEFKEIALFLSKPPEIYGTQFAGKEEALSGRFWDILMSHGGKIIDENYKPAFNSPEGIKVATMLRDLYQAGAMPPGMVNFLWDDVAGTFANGNIAMYTEWYGWYSYFQNPEASKVAGKFDISRQPKGDAGIHGGWAGAHCFSVTKSSKNKEAAVAFIKFITSYEPQLFEAQIGYIPVRNSVFETLIQEAEKSTDPLIKKRFEIMQIQINEDFTPPPIVAEWIPISNVLYPKLQAIMLGDVEVEEGLNQAAKEVELIMEEAGYYD
- the fucI gene encoding L-fucose isomerase, which gives rise to MSKIGVITFSDGRPHVHQELLAMNLKFQENLVKKLQQEGHEVIIADEPPWTNQLAVSAGKKMQLAGVDCTIFNYAIWAWPHFTVLAAQFAPGPFLCLSNINPGYPGLVGMMASSGALDNVGIPYTRVSGDLNQESTFKKVNCFIKAATCLKQIRGETFGCFGGRPMGMYTATSGTDSWMKVFGIDTEHIDQWEIVRRSEFLLAQNPKKIEQAFQWCEKNIGSIQYDGKQLTPEILKKQIASYYAVKELCQEMHLDFCGIKGQPELTNNFCTMDVAEAFMNDPYDFDGPKEPIVCSTEADMDAALTMEIFKKLAKTPVLFADVRHWHDDYKILDLCNSGEHATYFAGASFDYRDNLPRVSLLPESFYFQAGGAAVHHLAHPGKVTLARLGRKNGNYWMAILTGEFLQFDKKTNQEIMARTQAEWPHAFCKLDTSIERFIEKFPCNHIHGVYGHYVEELKMVCEFLGIQWEII